One Onychostoma macrolepis isolate SWU-2019 chromosome 15, ASM1243209v1, whole genome shotgun sequence DNA segment encodes these proteins:
- the LOC131554063 gene encoding olfactory receptor 2AT4-like isoform X1, with product MMSAGNISFVKDFYIVGFPGLQQEYYGAVAALLLFVYVCILVGNGIFIALLTLEKCLHKPMYYIILNLVVSDLLFSTTTLPKIIARYWFQAGSISFTGCFIQMYFVHYFGSVSSVILAIMAYDRYVAICNPLRYPNIVTKLNIFCLCLAAWVLTHACPLMMAIRAYPLPYCAGNTIIHCYCDHISITSLACTNRALYGVPAFAFAMVVLLSPLAFIVFSYCTIIVAVLRISSTQGRLKTFSTCSPQLIIIALYFLPRCFIYLSSNIGINFSTDLRLVIIMLYSLFPPMINPLIYCLRTKDVKETLLKRIKVSMNPLFIPTKVNVSTVCV from the coding sequence ATGATGTCAGCAGGAAACATCAGCTTTGTTAAGGACTTTTATATCGTTGGTTTTCCTGGGCTTCAGCAAGAATACTATGGTGCAGTGGCTGCTCTGCTGCTTTTTGTCTATGTGTGCATCTTAGTGGGGAATGGAAtttttatagcacttttaacTCTAGAAAAATGCCTTCATAAACCTATGTATTATATCATCTTAAACCTGGTTGTAAGTGACTTATTATTCAGCACCACTACCTTACCAAAGATTATTGCTAGATACTGGTTCCAAGCAGGTAGTATTTCATTCACTGGTTGCttcattcaaatgtattttgtgcACTATTTTGGTTCAGTCAGTTCTGTTATCCTGGCAATAATGGCCTATGATAGATATGTAGCCATTTGTAATCCCCTAAGATATCCTAATATAGTCACAAAGTTAAACATTTTCTGTCTTTGTCTGGCTGCATGGGTGCTAACACACGCGTGCCCTTTAATGATGGCAATAAGGGCTTACCCTCTGCCTTACTGTGCAGGAAACACAATTATACACTGTTACTGTGATCACATTTCTATCACATCACTTGCATGCACCAACAGGGCACTGTACGGAGTTCCAGCCTTTGCATTTGCTATGGTTGTGTTGCTCAGTCCTCTGGCCTTCATTGTTTTCTCTTATTGCACCATTATTGTAGCAGTTCTGCGTATATCGAGTACTCAAGGAAGGCTGAAGACTTTCTCCACCTGCAGTCCTCAGCTCATCATAATTGCTCTCTATTTTCTACCcaggtgttttatttatttgtctagCAACATTGGTATCAACTTCAGCACTGATTTGCGATTGGTCATTATCATGCTGTATAGTCTGTTTCCACCCATGATAAACCCCCTCATTTACTGTTTAAGAACAAAAGACGTGAAGGAAACCTTACTCAAAAGGATAAAAGTTTCAATGAATCCCCTATTTATTCCAACAAAAGTGAATGTatccactgtatgtgtgtaa
- the LOC131554063 gene encoding olfactory receptor 2AT4-like isoform X2, producing the protein MMSAGNISFVKDFYIVGFPGLQQEYYGAVAALLLFVYVCILVGNGIFIALLTLEKCLHKPMYYIILNLVVSDLLFSTTTLPKIIARYWFQAGSISFTGCFIQMYFVHYFGSVSSVILAIMAYDRYVAICNPLRYPNIVTKLNIFCLCLAAWVLTHACPLMMAIRAYPLPYCAGNTIIHCYCDHISITSLACTNRALYGVPAFAFAMVVLLSPLAFIVFSYCTIIVAVLRISSTQGRLKTFSTCSPQLIIIALYFLPRFQVLEEG; encoded by the exons ATGATGTCAGCAGGAAACATCAGCTTTGTTAAGGACTTTTATATCGTTGGTTTTCCTGGGCTTCAGCAAGAATACTATGGTGCAGTGGCTGCTCTGCTGCTTTTTGTCTATGTGTGCATCTTAGTGGGGAATGGAAtttttatagcacttttaacTCTAGAAAAATGCCTTCATAAACCTATGTATTATATCATCTTAAACCTGGTTGTAAGTGACTTATTATTCAGCACCACTACCTTACCAAAGATTATTGCTAGATACTGGTTCCAAGCAGGTAGTATTTCATTCACTGGTTGCttcattcaaatgtattttgtgcACTATTTTGGTTCAGTCAGTTCTGTTATCCTGGCAATAATGGCCTATGATAGATATGTAGCCATTTGTAATCCCCTAAGATATCCTAATATAGTCACAAAGTTAAACATTTTCTGTCTTTGTCTGGCTGCATGGGTGCTAACACACGCGTGCCCTTTAATGATGGCAATAAGGGCTTACCCTCTGCCTTACTGTGCAGGAAACACAATTATACACTGTTACTGTGATCACATTTCTATCACATCACTTGCATGCACCAACAGGGCACTGTACGGAGTTCCAGCCTTTGCATTTGCTATGGTTGTGTTGCTCAGTCCTCTGGCCTTCATTGTTTTCTCTTATTGCACCATTATTGTAGCAGTTCTGCGTATATCGAGTACTCAAGGAAGGCTGAAGACTTTCTCCACCTGCAGTCCTCAGCTCATCATAATTGCTCTCTATTTTCTACCcag ATTTCAGGTACTCGAGGAAGGATGA